In Dryobates pubescens isolate bDryPub1 chromosome 6, bDryPub1.pri, whole genome shotgun sequence, a genomic segment contains:
- the MAD2L1BP gene encoding MAD2L1-binding protein translates to MRPRRSGPAAACSSVSVVFPGAVSRESCCRFACELLKHVLHQRHQLPLPYEQLAYFCRRAAQDGDVMKKPPSVNLASKKCQQVLMELEGMLQHLEVMFRLTVVPRVLILLGGNVMNPKELYELNLEGICEGSAEESLKTASCVRKLFHSLFIADVFSELKTLPVMGTVVMVQGHRDCGVDWFRPKLNYKVPTRGRQLTVSLSCDGDVHTSDAPAQRMTSTWEDYVWFQAPVTLKGIHE, encoded by the exons ATGAGGCCCCGGCGAAGCGGGCCGGCGGCGGCCTGCTCCTCGGTGTCGGTGGTGTTCCCGGGGGCTGTGAGTCGGGAGAGCTGCTGTCGATTCGCCTGCGAGCTGCTCAAGCACGTCCTGCACCAGCGGCACCAGCTCCCGCTGCCCTACGAGCAGCTCGCTTACTTCTGCCGGCGTGCGGCGCAG gaCGGAGATGTGATGAAGAAACCACCCTCCGTGAACCTGGCAAGCAAAAAGTGCCAGCAGGtgctgatggagctggaggGAATGCTTCAGCACTTGGAAGTCATGTTTAGATTGACAGTGGTTCCTCGGGTTCTTATTCTGCTTGGAGGCAATGTCATGAACCCCAAGGAGCTGTACGAGCTCAACTTGGAGGGTATATGCGAGGGCAGCGCCGAGGAGAGCCTGAAAACTGCATCCTGTGTTCGCAAGCTCTTTCACTCGCTCTTCATTGCTGATGTCTTCAGTGAACTTAAGAccctccctgtcatgggcacTGTTGTTATGGTCCAAGGACACCGCGATTGTGGTGTTGATTGGTTCCGGCCCAAGCTCAACTACAAAGTGCCGACCCGAGGGAGGCAACTAACTGTTAGCTTGTCCTGTGATGGAGATGTCCACACAAGTGACGCACCGGCTCAGCGTATGACTTC